Proteins from one Sabethes cyaneus chromosome 2, idSabCyanKW18_F2, whole genome shotgun sequence genomic window:
- the LOC128738454 gene encoding cuticle protein 19-like produces the protein MFKIIVLVACLAVVASAQFYGGDQGHEDHYHTYPKYKYEYGVKDHHTKDHKSQWESRDGDHVKGQYTLDEADGTHRIVDYSSDHKSGFQPHVLRKGHAHHPHGESWANIEQHY, from the exons ATGTTCAAG ATCATCGTTCTGGTTGCCTGTCTGGCCGTCGTTGCTTCCGCCCAATTTTACGGAGGAGATCAAGGCCATGAAGATCACTACCATACTTATCCGAAGTATAAGTATGAATACGGCGTCAAGGACCACCACACTAAGGACCACAAGAGCCAGTGGGAAAGCCGCGATGGTGACCACGTCAAGGGACAGTACACGCTGGATGAAGCCGACGGCACCCATCGCATTGTGGACTACAGCTCCGATCACAAGAGCGGATTCCAGCCGCATGTGCTGCGCAAGGGACACGCTCACCATCCGCACGGCGAAAGCTGGGCCAACATCGAACAGCACTACTGA